In a genomic window of Halalkalicoccus sp. CG83:
- a CDS encoding DUF7118 family protein: MSEPGPESDLADAHAGHERALEAVEEFGESKLRQLANAHERLHDLFERYEDRATGTGDFGGFVEFRGGLDGLVSGLPEDLPHRATFEEVEDVFDKRRLNEADFERARELLAPVEESVERLDERRAARERLREARRAAEARIEALDDEIAEYDHLLALSEVDLDAPVNDLRVPIDGYDDAVAADFADYRSRASAREVVAFLDRADWYPLVETPDVPADLRSYIANAAVGSEPIPRLLEYADYSRSKLNHYVEDADALKRAVATRRTALERIDATPFLIGWPPPPADVLRFRLRELRGVIARFAPEETIARLREVRTLTRDPDYERLRRAAEARDRLDPRERRRLRNGAVAADREAAIEERARLREALDRYAPTIASS, translated from the coding sequence ATGAGTGAACCCGGGCCCGAATCGGACCTCGCGGACGCCCACGCCGGGCACGAACGCGCCCTCGAGGCCGTCGAGGAGTTCGGCGAGTCGAAGCTACGGCAGCTCGCGAACGCTCACGAGCGCCTGCACGACCTCTTCGAGCGCTACGAGGATCGGGCGACGGGAACGGGCGACTTCGGGGGGTTCGTCGAGTTCCGAGGCGGGCTCGACGGCCTCGTCTCCGGTCTCCCCGAGGACCTCCCCCACCGGGCGACGTTCGAGGAGGTCGAGGACGTCTTCGATAAGCGCCGGCTGAACGAGGCCGACTTCGAGCGGGCGCGCGAGCTCCTCGCGCCGGTCGAGGAGAGCGTCGAGCGGCTGGACGAACGGCGGGCCGCCCGTGAGCGACTGCGAGAGGCGCGGCGGGCGGCCGAAGCTCGGATCGAGGCGCTCGACGACGAGATCGCCGAGTACGACCACCTGCTCGCGCTCTCCGAGGTGGATCTCGACGCCCCCGTAAACGACCTCCGGGTTCCGATCGACGGCTACGACGACGCGGTCGCGGCGGACTTCGCTGACTACCGCTCGCGGGCGAGCGCCCGCGAGGTCGTCGCGTTCCTCGACCGGGCCGACTGGTACCCGCTGGTCGAGACGCCCGACGTTCCGGCGGACCTGCGGAGCTACATCGCGAACGCCGCGGTCGGGTCCGAGCCGATCCCGCGGCTGCTCGAGTACGCCGACTACTCGCGCTCGAAGCTGAATCACTACGTCGAGGACGCCGACGCGCTCAAGCGGGCGGTCGCGACCCGGCGGACGGCGCTCGAGCGGATCGACGCGACGCCGTTTCTGATCGGGTGGCCACCGCCGCCCGCCGACGTGCTTCGGTTCCGACTCCGGGAGCTTCGCGGGGTGATCGCCCGGTTCGCGCCCGAGGAGACGATCGCTCGCCTCCGAGAGGTCCGGACGCTGACGCGCGATCCCGACTACGAACGGCTCCGCCGCGCCGCCGAGGCCCGCGACAGGCTCGATCCTCGCGAGCGACGGCGCCTCCGAAACGGCGCGGTCGCCGCGGACAGGGAGGCCGCGATCGAGGAACGCGCCCGCCTACGGGAGGCGCTCGATCGCTACGCGCCGACGATCGCCTCCTCGTAG
- a CDS encoding group I truncated hemoglobin — MSEETLYERLGGEDSIEAVVERFYEHVMADDLVNDYFEDVDMQRQIAHQTQFISAVTGGPVEYTGEDMRTAHEGMGITEPEFYAIADHLDAALAEFDVPEEDRETVLEEIASYEEAIVGA; from the coding sequence ATGAGCGAGGAGACGCTGTACGAGCGGCTGGGCGGAGAGGACTCGATCGAGGCCGTCGTCGAGCGCTTCTACGAACACGTGATGGCGGACGACCTGGTCAACGACTACTTCGAGGACGTCGACATGCAACGCCAGATCGCCCACCAGACCCAGTTCATCAGCGCCGTCACGGGCGGGCCGGTCGAATACACCGGCGAGGACATGCGGACGGCCCACGAGGGAATGGGCATCACCGAACCCGAGTTCTACGCGATCGCGGACCATCTCGACGCCGCTCTCGCGGAGTTCGACGTCCCCGAGGAGGACCGCGAGACGGTGCTCGAGGAGATCGCGAGCTACGAGGAGGCGATCGTCGGCGCGTAG
- the glmM gene encoding phosphoglucosamine mutase, with product MDVFGSSGTRGVANEEITPTFALQVAATAGAVWDVDRVAIARDTRNTGPMLEHAATSGLQSVGTDVDRLGVLPTPGAQAYARRESVPVVMITASHNPPEYNGIKLIGPDGIELSVSELEAVEEAFLADGVESTSWDDVGQERRIDDAADRYVEGVLEAVDRGRIADADLTVAIDPGHGAAASTSPELFRRLGCRVLTINAQPDGRFPGRNPEPVERNLGDLGRLVATSDADVGIAHDGDGDRAIFFAEDGSYVEGDAALAALASAELSAGDTTVAAVNVSQRLVDVCNDTDAILELTPIGSTYITSRIQQLRAEGVSVPIAGEGNGGIYFPEYSLARDGAYIGARFLELVAERPASEVIAPFGGYHNVRRKLTYASDAERTAMLEAVERVAEESEASLNATDGVRLNYDDGWVLARPSGTEPVVRIYAESREERRAEALADRLYDAANEAHRSA from the coding sequence GGGGGGTCGCGAACGAGGAGATCACGCCGACGTTCGCGCTACAGGTCGCGGCCACCGCCGGGGCGGTCTGGGACGTCGACCGGGTCGCGATCGCCCGCGATACCCGTAACACCGGACCCATGCTCGAGCACGCCGCGACGAGCGGGCTCCAGAGCGTCGGAACCGACGTCGACCGGCTAGGGGTCCTCCCGACCCCCGGCGCGCAGGCGTACGCCCGCCGGGAATCGGTCCCGGTGGTGATGATCACCGCCTCGCACAACCCGCCCGAGTACAACGGCATCAAGCTCATCGGGCCGGACGGAATCGAGCTCTCGGTCTCCGAACTGGAGGCCGTCGAGGAGGCGTTCCTCGCCGACGGCGTCGAATCGACCTCCTGGGACGACGTCGGCCAGGAGCGCCGGATCGACGACGCCGCCGATCGCTACGTCGAGGGGGTGCTCGAGGCGGTCGATCGCGGGCGGATCGCCGACGCCGACCTGACCGTCGCGATCGATCCGGGCCACGGCGCGGCCGCGTCGACCAGTCCGGAGCTGTTCCGCCGACTGGGCTGTCGAGTCCTCACGATCAACGCCCAGCCCGACGGCCGGTTCCCGGGACGGAACCCCGAGCCCGTCGAGCGTAACCTCGGTGACCTGGGTCGGCTGGTCGCGACGAGCGACGCCGACGTGGGGATCGCCCACGACGGCGACGGCGACAGGGCGATCTTCTTCGCCGAGGACGGCAGCTACGTCGAGGGCGACGCGGCGCTCGCAGCGCTGGCGTCGGCGGAGCTCTCGGCGGGCGATACGACCGTCGCCGCGGTGAACGTCTCCCAGCGGCTGGTCGACGTCTGTAACGATACCGACGCGATCCTCGAACTCACGCCGATCGGTAGCACCTACATCACGAGCCGGATCCAGCAACTCCGGGCGGAGGGCGTCTCGGTACCGATCGCCGGCGAGGGCAACGGCGGGATCTACTTCCCGGAGTACAGCCTCGCGCGCGACGGCGCCTACATCGGGGCGCGCTTCCTCGAACTCGTCGCTGAACGGCCCGCGAGCGAGGTCATCGCGCCGTTCGGCGGCTATCACAACGTCCGCCGGAAGCTCACCTACGCCAGCGACGCCGAGCGGACGGCGATGCTCGAGGCCGTCGAGCGCGTCGCCGAGGAGTCGGAGGCGTCGCTGAACGCGACCGACGGCGTCCGCCTGAACTACGACGACGGCTGGGTGCTCGCCAGACCCAGCGGTACCGAACCGGTCGTCAGGATCTACGCCGAGTCCCGCGAGGAGCGCCGTGCCGAGGCGCTTGCCGACCGCCTCTATGACGCCGCGAACGAGGCCCACCGGTCGGCGTAG